The following proteins are co-located in the Streptomyces sp. DT2A-34 genome:
- a CDS encoding TerB family tellurite resistance protein — MLPGRGRDGRAARLARILGTRTAWSAVGDGEFFCPGCGGDRNYQRLSGHRRFTFLGVPVLPRGETGPVVECAACRRHFGTDVLDHPTTTRFSAMLRDAVHTVALAVLAAGGTCARPSLEAAAATVRAAGFDDCTEEQLSALVEALAADTGRVFSEPCGAGLGIELHEALDPLAPHLAPAGRESILLQGARIALADGPYTPAERDVLTTVGAALTICGEDVTRLLAAAARTPS, encoded by the coding sequence GTGCTGCCAGGACGGGGACGAGACGGCCGTGCCGCCAGGCTTGCGCGCATCCTGGGCACCCGCACCGCATGGTCGGCCGTCGGGGACGGCGAGTTCTTCTGCCCGGGGTGCGGGGGCGACCGCAACTACCAGCGGCTGAGCGGGCATCGCCGGTTCACCTTCCTCGGCGTGCCGGTTCTGCCGCGCGGCGAGACCGGCCCCGTCGTGGAGTGCGCGGCCTGCCGCCGCCACTTCGGCACCGACGTCCTCGACCACCCGACCACCACCCGCTTCTCCGCGATGCTCCGTGACGCCGTCCACACCGTCGCCCTCGCGGTACTGGCGGCGGGCGGCACCTGCGCCCGTCCGTCCCTGGAGGCCGCGGCGGCCACGGTGCGCGCGGCCGGCTTCGACGACTGCACGGAGGAACAGCTGAGCGCCCTGGTCGAGGCGCTGGCGGCCGACACCGGGCGGGTCTTCTCCGAGCCCTGCGGTGCCGGACTGGGCATAGAGCTCCACGAGGCGCTGGACCCGCTGGCCCCGCACCTCGCACCGGCCGGGCGGGAATCGATCCTGCTCCAGGGGGCGCGTATCGCCCTGGCCGACGGCCCCTACACGCCCGCCGAACGGGACGTCCTCACGACCGTCGGGGCCGCGCTCACCATCTGCGGGGAGGATGTGACGCGGTTGCTGGCGGCGGCCGCGCGCACGCCGTCGTGA
- a CDS encoding dihydrodipicolinate synthase family protein gives MTIPTPLTGVVPPVCTPLTPDREVDVPSLLRLVDHLVEGGVHGLFVLGSTSEAAYLTDRQRRLVVEAVTGHVGGRLPVLAGVIDMTTPRVLDHVREVTEAGADAVVATAPFYARTHPAEIARHYRLIAAACPVPVVAYDLPSAVHTKLPADVILGLAAEGTLAGLKDSSGDLAGFREVVVGARTRPEVTGFSVLTGSELIIDAALAVGADGAVPGLANVDPHGYVELDRLCRAGDWERARVEQERLCGLFGMVTVGDPGRMGGSSSALGAFKAALHLRGVIDCAATAEPQVPLSAEEVERVGKFLAGAGLL, from the coding sequence ATGACCATCCCCACCCCGCTCACCGGTGTCGTCCCGCCCGTCTGCACGCCCCTGACACCGGACCGCGAGGTGGACGTCCCGTCACTGCTCAGGCTGGTCGACCACTTGGTGGAGGGCGGGGTGCACGGCCTGTTCGTGCTCGGTTCGACGTCGGAGGCGGCGTATCTGACGGACCGGCAGCGGCGGCTGGTGGTGGAAGCGGTGACCGGGCACGTGGGGGGCCGGCTGCCCGTGCTGGCGGGCGTGATCGACATGACGACGCCGAGGGTGTTGGACCACGTCCGGGAGGTCACGGAAGCGGGTGCGGACGCGGTGGTGGCGACGGCGCCCTTCTACGCCCGCACCCACCCCGCCGAGATCGCCCGCCACTACCGCCTGATCGCGGCGGCGTGCCCGGTCCCGGTCGTCGCCTACGACCTTCCTTCCGCCGTCCACACCAAACTCCCCGCCGACGTGATCCTGGGCCTCGCCGCCGAGGGCACGCTGGCCGGCCTGAAGGACTCCAGCGGCGACCTTGCCGGATTCCGCGAGGTCGTGGTCGGCGCCCGCACCCGCCCCGAGGTCACCGGCTTCAGCGTGCTGACCGGCTCGGAGCTCATCATCGACGCGGCCCTCGCGGTCGGGGCGGACGGGGCGGTGCCGGGGCTGGCCAACGTCGATCCTCACGGCTACGTCGAACTCGACCGTCTGTGCCGGGCCGGGGACTGGGAGCGGGCCCGGGTCGAGCAGGAACGCCTGTGCGGCCTCTTCGGCATGGTGACCGTCGGGGATCCGGGGCGGATGGGCGGGAGCTCGTCGGCACTGGGCGCGTTCAAGGCGGCGCTGCATCTGCGGGGGGTCATCGACTGCGCGGCGACGGCGGAGCCTCAGGTGCCGTTGTCGGCGGAGGAGGTGGAGCGGGTGGGGAAGTTTTTGGCGGGTGCCGGGTTGCTGTAG
- a CDS encoding exo-alpha-sialidase: protein MTILSRTLGCTFLVTAVLLTTPLTMADNASADTGCTSSVPYVSGEGGYDTYRIPATITTPRGTVLAFAEGRHDGAGDTGDIDVVLRRSRDGGCTWGPVTVVAAGEGDTRGNAAPVVDPLTGAIVLVTSYNSGDVTEAQIMRGEATPAESRRVFVQRSLDDGRHFTTPRDITTQVKPANWRWYATGPGHAVALRRGPHAGRLVVPSNHSVAPAPGSADTGQEPKYYGAHAIYSDDGGRSWRMGFVDDSYDGVSNANESAAAELPDGRVYFNSRDQHGASVGNRLDSHSSDGAETLERPYTVQATLNDVPVVEGSVLQLPGSGAPLLFSGPSVPTARQSMAVWRSGDGGATFTKALTLSRRWAAYSDLVRLGRGTVGILYETGETGPYETIEFRRLPVADLT from the coding sequence ATGACCATCCTGAGCCGCACACTCGGTTGTACCTTCCTAGTCACCGCAGTACTTCTGACCACCCCTCTCACCATGGCCGACAACGCCTCGGCGGACACCGGCTGCACGTCCTCCGTCCCGTACGTCTCGGGCGAGGGCGGCTACGACACCTACCGCATCCCGGCGACGATCACGACCCCGCGGGGCACGGTGCTGGCCTTCGCCGAGGGCCGGCACGACGGGGCGGGCGACACCGGTGACATCGATGTCGTCCTCAGACGTTCCCGCGACGGCGGCTGCACCTGGGGGCCGGTGACGGTGGTCGCCGCCGGGGAGGGGGACACGCGGGGCAACGCGGCGCCGGTGGTGGACCCGCTCACCGGGGCGATCGTGCTGGTCACCTCCTACAACAGCGGTGATGTGACGGAGGCGCAGATCATGCGGGGCGAGGCGACGCCTGCGGAGAGCCGCCGGGTGTTCGTCCAGCGGAGCCTGGACGACGGGCGCCACTTCACGACCCCGCGCGACATCACGACGCAGGTGAAGCCGGCGAACTGGCGCTGGTACGCGACGGGGCCGGGCCACGCGGTCGCGCTCCGGCGGGGTCCGCACGCGGGGCGGCTGGTGGTGCCGTCGAACCACTCGGTGGCCCCTGCGCCCGGGTCCGCCGACACCGGGCAGGAGCCGAAGTACTACGGCGCCCACGCCATCTACAGCGACGACGGTGGGCGCAGCTGGCGGATGGGGTTCGTGGACGACTCGTACGACGGCGTGAGCAACGCCAACGAGTCCGCGGCCGCCGAACTTCCCGACGGCAGGGTGTACTTCAACTCGCGCGACCAGCACGGTGCGAGCGTGGGGAACCGCCTCGACAGTCACTCGAGTGACGGGGCGGAGACCCTGGAGCGTCCGTACACCGTCCAGGCGACGCTGAACGACGTTCCGGTGGTGGAGGGAAGTGTCCTCCAACTCCCTGGTTCGGGAGCCCCGTTGCTGTTCTCCGGCCCGTCCGTTCCGACCGCCCGGCAGTCGATGGCCGTGTGGCGCAGTGGGGACGGAGGCGCGACCTTCACGAAGGCGCTGACGCTGTCTCGGCGGTGGGCGGCGTACTCGGATCTGGTGCGGCTGGGGCGGGGGACGGTCGGGATCCTGTACGAGACGGGGGAGACGGGGCCGTACGAGACGATCGAGTTCCGGCGGCTGCCGGTGGCTGACCTGACCTAG
- the leuA gene encoding 2-isopropylmalate synthase, which translates to MANRQQPSSMPIHKYGRYEQVDIPDRTWPDNRITVAPRWLSTDLRDGNQALIDPMSPERKRRMFDQLVKMGYKEIEVGFPASGQTDFDFVRSIIEEPGAIPDDVTISVLTQAREDLIERTVESLKGAKRATVHLYNATAPVFRRVVFRGSKDDIKQIAVDGTRLVTEYAEKLLGPETEFGYQYSPEIFTDTELDFALEVCEAVMDVYQPGPGREIILNLPATVERSTPSTHADRFEWMSRNISRREHVCISVHPHNDRGTAVAAAELALMAGADRVEGCLFGQGERTGNVDLVTLGMNLFSQGVDPQIDFSDIDEIRRVWEYCNQMEVHPRHPYVGDLVYTSFSGSHQDAIKKGFDAMEADAAAKGVTVDDIEWAVPYLPIDPKDVGRSYEAVIRVNSQSGKGGIAYVLKNDHKLDLPRRMQIEFSKLIQAKTDAEGGEVTGGDIWAVFQDEYLPNPENPWGRIQVKNNQSTTDTDGVDTLKVEATVDGQDTVLTGSGNGPISAFFDALQSIGIDVRLLDYQEHTMSEGASAQAASYIECAIDGKVLWGIGIDANTTRASLKAVVSAVNRAAR; encoded by the coding sequence ATGGCGAACCGCCAGCAGCCCAGTTCCATGCCGATCCACAAGTACGGCCGCTACGAGCAGGTCGACATCCCCGACCGCACCTGGCCGGACAACCGGATCACCGTCGCCCCCCGCTGGCTCTCCACCGACCTGCGCGACGGCAACCAGGCCCTGATCGACCCGATGTCGCCCGAGCGCAAGCGCCGGATGTTCGATCAGCTGGTCAAGATGGGCTACAAGGAGATCGAGGTCGGCTTCCCGGCGTCGGGACAGACGGACTTCGACTTCGTGCGGTCGATCATCGAAGAGCCGGGCGCGATCCCCGACGACGTCACCATCTCCGTACTGACCCAGGCCCGCGAGGACCTGATCGAGCGCACGGTGGAGTCCCTGAAGGGCGCCAAGCGCGCGACCGTGCACCTGTACAACGCCACGGCCCCCGTCTTCCGCCGGGTGGTCTTCCGCGGCTCCAAGGACGACATCAAGCAGATCGCCGTCGACGGCACCCGCCTGGTGACGGAGTACGCCGAGAAGCTGCTGGGCCCGGAGACCGAGTTCGGCTACCAGTACAGCCCCGAGATCTTCACCGACACCGAGCTGGACTTCGCGCTGGAGGTCTGCGAGGCGGTGATGGACGTCTACCAGCCGGGTCCGGGCCGCGAGATCATCCTCAACCTGCCCGCCACGGTGGAGCGTTCGACCCCCTCGACGCACGCGGACCGGTTCGAGTGGATGAGCCGCAACATCTCCCGCCGCGAGCACGTCTGCATCTCCGTCCACCCGCACAACGACCGCGGTACGGCCGTCGCCGCCGCCGAGCTGGCGCTGATGGCCGGCGCCGACCGCGTCGAGGGCTGTCTGTTCGGGCAGGGCGAGCGCACCGGCAACGTCGACCTGGTCACCCTGGGCATGAACCTGTTCTCCCAGGGCGTCGACCCGCAGATCGACTTCTCCGACATCGACGAGATCCGTCGCGTCTGGGAGTACTGCAACCAGATGGAGGTCCACCCGCGCCACCCGTACGTGGGCGACCTGGTCTACACGTCCTTCTCCGGCTCCCACCAGGACGCCATCAAGAAGGGCTTCGACGCCATGGAGGCCGACGCGGCCGCGAAGGGTGTCACGGTCGACGACATCGAGTGGGCCGTGCCCTACCTGCCGATCGACCCGAAGGACGTCGGGCGGTCGTACGAGGCGGTCATTCGCGTCAACTCGCAGTCCGGCAAGGGCGGTATCGCCTACGTCCTGAAGAACGACCACAAGCTGGACCTGCCGCGCCGGATGCAGATCGAGTTCTCCAAGCTCATCCAGGCCAAGACGGACGCCGAGGGCGGCGAGGTCACCGGCGGCGACATCTGGGCGGTCTTCCAGGACGAGTACCTGCCGAACCCGGAGAACCCCTGGGGTCGTATCCAGGTCAAGAACAACCAGTCGACCACCGACACCGACGGCGTGGACACGCTGAAGGTGGAGGCCACGGTGGATGGCCAGGACACCGTCCTGACCGGGTCCGGCAACGGTCCGATCTCGGCCTTCTTCGATGCCCTGCAGTCGATCGGCATCGACGTACGGCTGCTGGACTACCAGGAGCACACGATGAGCGAGGGCGCGTCCGCACAGGCCGCGTCGTACATCGAGTGTGCGATCGACGGCAAGGTTCTGTGGGGGATCGGTATCGATGCGAACACGACGCGTGCGTCCCTGAAGGCGGTCGTCTCGGCGGTCAACCGGGCTGCTCGCTGA
- a CDS encoding ABC transporter ATP-binding protein, protein MNALVEVTDAHVVHKARSGGLFTRDKVYALTGADLVIAPGETVGVVGESGCGKSTLAKVLVGVQRPTSGTVALRGRDLWAMSPAERRTTVGAGTGMIFQDPSTALNRRLTVRQILRDPLDVHDRGTKAGREERVRELMSLVGLPRALTDALPGQLSGGQRQRVAIARALALDPDLVVADEPTSALDVSVRAQILNLLLDLKERLGLALVFVSHDIQTVRRMSDRVITMYLGRIVEESPAADVTDGSRHPYTRALFSATPGLLDPIDPIPLVGPVPSATRPPSGCPFRTRCWKADGVCGEVMPDFSAASSPEHRYRCHHPVEEGEATRDLVRQSHLSKEP, encoded by the coding sequence GTGAACGCTCTGGTGGAGGTGACGGACGCGCACGTCGTGCACAAGGCGCGCAGCGGCGGGCTGTTCACCCGGGACAAGGTGTACGCCCTGACCGGCGCCGACCTCGTCATCGCGCCCGGCGAGACGGTGGGCGTGGTCGGTGAGTCGGGGTGCGGCAAGTCGACGCTGGCGAAGGTGCTGGTGGGGGTGCAGCGGCCGACGTCGGGAACGGTGGCCTTGCGGGGCCGGGACCTGTGGGCGATGTCGCCGGCCGAGCGCAGGACAACGGTCGGCGCGGGCACGGGCATGATCTTCCAGGACCCGTCGACGGCGCTGAATCGACGGCTGACGGTCCGGCAGATCCTGCGGGACCCGCTGGACGTGCACGACCGGGGGACGAAGGCGGGGCGCGAGGAGCGGGTACGGGAGTTGATGTCCCTGGTGGGCCTCCCGCGCGCCCTCACCGACGCCCTGCCCGGCCAGCTGTCGGGCGGTCAGCGCCAACGCGTGGCGATCGCCCGGGCGTTGGCCCTGGACCCCGACCTGGTGGTGGCGGACGAGCCGACGAGCGCGCTGGACGTGTCGGTACGCGCCCAGATCCTCAACCTCCTCCTGGACCTGAAGGAGCGGCTGGGCCTGGCCCTGGTCTTCGTCTCGCACGACATCCAGACGGTACGGCGGATGAGTGACCGCGTGATCACGATGTACCTGGGCCGGATCGTCGAGGAGTCCCCGGCGGCCGATGTCACCGACGGCTCCCGGCACCCGTACACCCGCGCCCTCTTCTCCGCGACGCCCGGTCTGCTGGACCCCATCGACCCGATCCCGCTGGTCGGCCCGGTCCCGTCGGCGACGCGACCGCCGAGCGGGTGCCCCTTCCGGACCCGGTGCTGGAAGGCGGACGGGGTGTGCGGCGAGGTGATGCCGGACTTCTCGGCCGCGTCGAGCCCGGAGCACCGTTACAGGTGCCACCATCCGGTGGAGGAGGGCGAGGCCACCCGCGACCTCGTACGGCAAAGTCACCTTTCCAAGGAGCCTTGA